In a single window of the Desulfobacterales bacterium genome:
- the ilvD gene encoding dihydroxy-acid dehydratase, whose amino-acid sequence MRSDAIKKGLERAPHRSLLKAMGYTNEEIRRPLIGVCHAHNEIIPGHIHLDKILEAVKTGVRMAGGTPISFATIGVCDGIAMGHTGMKYSLASRELIADSVEIMARAHPFDALVMIPNCDKVTPGMLMAILRVNIPALMVSGGPMLTGRFQGRDVHLISVFEGVGKVKANTMTAAEMEELEDAACPGCGSCAGMFTANSMNCLTEAIGLGLPGNGTVPAVAAARIRLAKDAGMAVMDLLEKDIKPRDIATPGAFENAIAVDMALGCSTNTVLHVPAIAREAGIDLSLDLFNRMSEKTPHLCSLIPGGPHSLQQLDEAGGVAAVMKLLAEKEDTINLDTMTATGKTLGENLRKARVRDNEIIRTLERPYHQHGGIAVLYGNLAPDGAVVKQTAVADEMLTHTGPARVYDSEPEAQAAIMAGAINPGDVVVIRYCGPRGGPGMPEMLSPTSAIIGMGLGKSVALITDGRFSGGTQGACLGHVSPEAAVGGPIGLVEEGDRIMIDIPNKTIRLEVAGQLLEERQRNWRPRPANITSGYVARYAKQVTSGSTGAVLKD is encoded by the coding sequence ATGCGAAGTGATGCCATAAAAAAAGGACTGGAAAGGGCCCCGCACCGCTCACTGCTCAAGGCAATGGGCTATACAAACGAAGAGATCCGGCGGCCCCTGATCGGGGTCTGCCACGCCCATAACGAGATCATTCCCGGCCATATCCATCTTGACAAGATCCTCGAAGCGGTCAAGACCGGGGTCAGGATGGCCGGCGGCACCCCGATCTCCTTTGCCACCATCGGGGTCTGCGACGGCATCGCCATGGGCCATACCGGGATGAAATACTCCCTGGCCAGCCGCGAGTTGATCGCCGACTCGGTGGAGATCATGGCCCGGGCCCATCCCTTTGACGCCCTGGTGATGATCCCCAACTGCGACAAGGTGACCCCAGGGATGCTGATGGCCATCCTCCGGGTCAATATCCCGGCCCTGATGGTCAGTGGCGGGCCGATGCTCACCGGCCGTTTCCAGGGCCGGGATGTCCACCTGATCAGCGTGTTCGAGGGGGTGGGCAAGGTCAAGGCCAACACCATGACCGCCGCGGAAATGGAGGAGCTGGAAGACGCGGCCTGCCCGGGCTGCGGCTCCTGCGCCGGGATGTTCACCGCCAATTCAATGAACTGCCTGACCGAGGCCATCGGCCTGGGCCTGCCCGGCAACGGCACTGTCCCGGCAGTGGCCGCGGCCCGGATCCGGTTGGCCAAGGATGCGGGCATGGCGGTGATGGATCTGCTGGAAAAGGATATCAAGCCCCGGGACATCGCCACCCCCGGGGCATTTGAGAACGCCATTGCCGTGGACATGGCCCTGGGCTGCTCCACCAACACCGTACTCCATGTGCCGGCCATTGCCCGCGAGGCCGGGATCGATCTCTCCCTGGATCTCTTCAACCGGATGAGCGAAAAAACCCCGCATCTCTGCAGCCTGATCCCGGGCGGGCCGCACAGCCTGCAACAGCTTGACGAGGCCGGCGGGGTGGCGGCGGTGATGAAGCTGCTCGCGGAAAAAGAAGACACCATCAACCTGGATACCATGACCGCCACCGGCAAGACCCTGGGCGAAAACCTGCGGAAAGCACGGGTCAGGGATAACGAGATCATCCGGACCCTGGAGCGCCCCTATCATCAGCATGGCGGGATCGCGGTGCTCTACGGCAACCTGGCCCCGGACGGGGCAGTGGTCAAGCAGACCGCGGTGGCCGACGAGATGCTTACCCATACCGGCCCGGCCCGGGTCTATGATTCCGAACCCGAGGCCCAGGCCGCGATCATGGCCGGGGCGATCAACCCCGGCGACGTGGTGGTGATCCGCTACTGCGGACCCAGGGGCGGACCGGGCATGCCGGAGATGCTCTCGCCCACCTCGGCGATTATCGGCATGGGGCTGGGCAAGAGCGTGGCCCTGATCACCGACGGCCGCTTCTCCGGCGGCACCCAGGGCGCCTGCCTCGGTCATGTCTCGCCCGAGGCGGCGGTGGGCGGCCCCATCGGCCTGGTGGAGGAAGGCGACCGGATCATGATCGATATCCCCAACAAAACAATCCGGCTGGAGGTGGCCGGCCAGCTGCTGGAGGAACGGCAACGCAACTGGCGGCCGCGGCCGGCCAATATCACCTCCGGCTATGTGGCCCGCTACGCCAAGCAGGTGACCTCGGGCAGTACCGGGGCCGTGCTCAAGGATTAA